In one Trichosurus vulpecula isolate mTriVul1 chromosome 8, mTriVul1.pri, whole genome shotgun sequence genomic region, the following are encoded:
- the LOC118830070 gene encoding LOW QUALITY PROTEIN: 60S ribosomal protein L4-like (The sequence of the model RefSeq protein was modified relative to this genomic sequence to represent the inferred CDS: inserted 2 bases in 1 codon), producing MACVRPLMSVYSEKGEVSAKNVTLPAVFKAPIRPDIVNFVHTNLRKNNRQPYAVSELAGHQTSAESWGTGRAVARIPRVRGGRTHRSGQGAFGNXCRGGRMFAPTKTWRRWHRRVNTTQKRYAICSALAASALLALVMSKGHRIEEVPELPLVVEDKVEGYKKTKEAVLLLKKLKAWNDIKNVYASQCMRAGKGKMRNCRRIQRRGPCIIYNEDNGIIKAFRNIPGITLLNVSKLNLLRLAPGEHVGRFCIWTESAFRKLDDLYGTWRRPATLKSHYNLPMHKMTNTDLTRILKSPEIQRALRAPRKKIHRRVLKKNPLKNLRIMVKLNPYAKTMRRNTILRQAKNQRIRETKRAAALKKIMEARKAVEEKKKKKLVGNKKVAGTKKFPGQKKPAEKKPAAAKKPVEKKPPAEKKPAQKKRAAEKKPAA from the exons ATGGCTTGTGTACGTCCCTTGATGTCTGTGTACTCCGAAAAGGGGGAAGTATCTGCCAAAAATGTTACCTTGCCTGCTGTCTTTAAGGCTCCTATTCGTCCAGATATTGTGAATTTTGTTCATACCAACTTGAGAAAAAATAACCGGCAACCTTATGCTGTCAGTGAATTAGCAGGTCATCAGACCAGTGCTGAGTCTTGGGGCACTGGCAGAGCTGTTGCTCGAATCCCTCGTGTTCGAGGTGGACGGACTCACCGCTCGGGCCAGGGTGCTTTTGGAAA ATGTCGAGGAGGTCGCATGTTTGCTCCTACCAAGACTTGGCGACGTTGGCATCGCAGAGTGAACACAACACAAAAACGTTATGCCATCTGCTCTGCGTTGGCTGCCTCTGCCCTGCTGGCATTGGTCATGTCAAAAGGTCATCGAATTGAAGAAGTCCCAGAACTTCCTCTGGTGGTTGAAGATAAAGTTGAAGGGTATAAGAAGACCAAGGAAGCAGTTTTGCTGCTTAAGAAGCTGAAGGCGTGGAATGACATCAAAAATGTCTATGCTTCTCAGTGCATGAGAGCTGGTAAGGGTAAAATGAGAAACTGTCGTCGGATCCAGCGTCGGGGACCTTGTATCATCTATAACGAGGACAATGGCATTATCAAGGCCTTCAGAAACATTCCTGGTATTACTCTACTTAATGTGAGTAAACTGAACCTTTTGAGACTTGCTCCTGGTGAGCATGTGGGGCGTTTCTGTATTTGGACTGAAAGTGCTTTCCGCAAGTTGGATGACTTGTATGGTACATGGCGCAGGCCTGCTACCTTGAAGAGTCACTACAATCTTCCTATGCACAAGATGACCAACACAGACCTTACCAGGATTTTGAAAAGCCCAGAGATCCAGAGGGCCCTACGTGCACCACGCAAAAAGATTCATCGACGAGTACTCAAGAAGAACCCACTGAAGAACTTGAGAATCATGGTGAAACTGAACCCCTATGCCAAGACAATGCGCCGGAATACCATTCTGCGCCAGGCTAagaatcagagaatcagagaaactAAAAGAGCTGCCGCACTAAAGAAAATTATGGAGGCAAGGAAAGCagtagaggagaaaaagaagaagaagcttGTAGGTAATAAGAAGGTTGCAGGAACTAAGAAGTTTCCAGGGCAAAAGAAACCAGCAGAAAAGAAGCCTGCAGCAGCAAAAAAGCCTGTGGAAAAGAAGCCTCCAGCTGAAAAGAAACCTGCACAAAAAAAACGTGCAGCTGAAAAGAAGCCTGCAGCATAA